Proteins encoded together in one Mycobacterium sp. MS1601 window:
- a CDS encoding cytochrome ubiquinol oxidase subunit I produces MDALDVSRWQFGITTVYHFIFVPLTIGLAPLIAVMQTIWVITGRSEWYRLTRFFGKLFLINFAIGVATGIVQEFQFGMNWSEYSRFVGDVFGAPLAMEGLVAFFFESTFIGLWIFGWTRLPRLVHLACIWIVAIAVNLSAFFIITANSFMQHPVGARYNPETGRAELESIVALFTNETGIAAFWHAVAGAFLTAGTFVACVCAWWMVRNARTGTETVPETRTMYRPATILGCWVALISAAALFFTGDIQGKLMFEQQPMKMASAESLCHTETDPDFSILTVGTHNNCESVIHLIKVPFVLPFLAESKFTGVTLDGVEDLQQQAEEKFGPGNYRPNLFVTYWSFRAMIGFMAVPVLFALAALWLTRGGRTTDKKWLSTFALLTLPTPFLANSAGWIFTEMGRQPWVVVPNIDGDPMLHLTVQEGVSGHSSTMVWISLISLTLTYAVLAVIWFYLLRRYIVSGPQEHDSEPAPPKPPGDDDVAPLSFAY; encoded by the coding sequence ATGGACGCCCTCGACGTATCGCGATGGCAGTTCGGAATCACGACGGTTTATCACTTCATCTTCGTGCCGCTGACCATAGGTCTGGCGCCACTGATCGCAGTGATGCAGACCATCTGGGTGATCACCGGGCGCTCGGAGTGGTACCGGCTGACGCGGTTCTTCGGCAAGCTGTTCCTGATCAACTTCGCCATCGGCGTGGCCACCGGCATCGTGCAGGAATTCCAGTTCGGGATGAACTGGAGTGAGTACTCCCGCTTCGTCGGCGACGTCTTCGGAGCACCGCTGGCGATGGAAGGCCTGGTGGCCTTCTTCTTCGAGTCCACCTTCATCGGCCTGTGGATCTTCGGCTGGACCCGGCTGCCTCGACTGGTCCACCTGGCCTGCATCTGGATCGTCGCCATCGCGGTGAACCTGTCGGCGTTCTTCATCATCACCGCCAACTCGTTCATGCAGCATCCCGTGGGTGCGCGCTACAACCCGGAGACCGGCCGCGCCGAACTCGAGAGCATCGTCGCGCTGTTCACCAACGAGACCGGTATCGCCGCGTTCTGGCATGCCGTCGCAGGCGCATTCCTGACCGCGGGCACGTTCGTGGCATGTGTGTGCGCCTGGTGGATGGTGCGCAACGCGCGCACCGGGACCGAGACCGTTCCCGAGACCCGGACGATGTACCGCCCCGCCACCATCCTGGGCTGCTGGGTGGCACTGATCTCGGCGGCCGCGTTGTTCTTCACCGGTGACATCCAGGGCAAGCTGATGTTCGAACAGCAGCCCATGAAGATGGCGTCGGCGGAATCGTTGTGCCACACCGAAACCGATCCCGATTTCTCGATCCTGACGGTGGGAACGCACAACAACTGCGAGAGCGTCATCCACCTCATCAAGGTGCCATTCGTACTGCCGTTCCTGGCCGAGAGCAAGTTCACCGGCGTCACGCTCGACGGCGTCGAAGACCTGCAACAACAGGCCGAGGAGAAGTTCGGCCCCGGCAACTACCGGCCGAACCTCTTTGTCACCTACTGGTCGTTCCGCGCCATGATCGGCTTCATGGCGGTGCCGGTGCTGTTCGCACTCGCGGCCCTGTGGCTGACCAGGGGCGGCCGCACCACGGACAAGAAATGGCTCTCGACATTCGCGCTCCTGACCCTGCCGACACCTTTTCTGGCCAACAGTGCGGGATGGATCTTCACCGAGATGGGACGTCAGCCCTGGGTGGTGGTACCCAACATCGACGGTGACCCGATGCTGCATCTGACCGTGCAGGAGGGGGTGTCCGGCCACTCGTCCACCATGGTGTGGATCAGTCTGATCAGCCTCACCCTGACCTACGCGGTGCTGGCGGTCATCTGGTTCTACCTCCTGCGCCGCTACATCGTCTCGGGCCCACAGGAACACGACTCCGAGCCGGCGCCACCCAAGCCACCCGGCGACGACGACGTGGCCCCACTCTCGTTCGCGTATTAG
- a CDS encoding HdeD family acid-resistance protein has translation MCHTSAMVTTPAPGPVSGPAPSLLPHLWKSTLISGVLAVLLGIAVVAWPGISILIAAIFFGAYLLVTGIAQVVLAFSLRAPVGSKVLLGISGLASVVLGVLCFLSLADSVLLLAIWIGIGFIFRGVATTASAISDKTLPGRGWEIFFGVVSLIAGIVMMVMPFESLATLALVVGIWLIVTGVFEIVMAFGIRKESKALTG, from the coding sequence ATGTGCCACACTTCCGCCATGGTCACGACACCAGCTCCTGGTCCGGTCTCCGGTCCGGCTCCTTCACTGCTACCTCATCTGTGGAAGTCCACCCTGATCTCGGGGGTGCTTGCCGTGCTGCTCGGTATCGCCGTCGTGGCGTGGCCGGGCATCTCCATCCTGATCGCGGCCATCTTCTTCGGCGCCTATCTGCTGGTCACCGGAATCGCCCAGGTGGTGCTGGCTTTCAGCCTGCGCGCTCCAGTGGGCAGCAAGGTCCTGTTGGGGATCAGCGGCCTGGCCTCGGTGGTGCTGGGTGTGCTGTGTTTCCTGAGCCTGGCGGACTCCGTTCTGCTGCTGGCGATTTGGATCGGCATCGGCTTCATCTTCCGCGGCGTGGCCACCACCGCCTCGGCGATCAGTGACAAGACGCTGCCCGGCCGGGGCTGGGAGATCTTCTTCGGTGTCGTCTCGCTGATCGCGGGCATCGTGATGATGGTGATGCCGTTCGAATCGCTGGCGACACTGGCGCTGGTGGTAGGCATCTGGCTGATCGTGACGGGCGTGTTCGAGATCGTGATGGCCTTCGGCATCAGGAAGGAATCAAAAGCCCTCACCGGGTAG
- a CDS encoding ABC transporter substrate-binding protein, translated as MTLSGCAAGTDSSSSSEESTPAEAGSSAAVEEIANTVPEDIKSSGKLIVGVNIPYAPNEFKDESGKIVGFDVDLMNAIAATLGLTAEYRESDFAKIIPSIQGGTFNVGMSSFTDTKEREQTVDFVTYFSAGTQWAQKPGAGIDPTNACGKKVAVQATTYQETDELPAKSAACTEAGNPPIEIIPFDGQDAATNAVVLGQADAMSADSPVTAYAIKQSDGKLEAAGELFDAAPYGWPVAKGSALAQSLQQALEHLIENGEYEKISTDWGVEEGMIDKPVINGAIS; from the coding sequence ATGACGCTGTCGGGCTGTGCGGCAGGGACGGACAGCAGTAGCAGCAGTGAAGAATCCACCCCTGCCGAAGCCGGCTCGTCGGCGGCAGTCGAGGAAATCGCCAACACGGTCCCCGAAGACATCAAGTCCTCGGGCAAGTTGATCGTCGGCGTGAACATCCCCTACGCCCCCAACGAATTCAAGGACGAGAGCGGCAAGATCGTCGGTTTCGACGTCGACCTGATGAACGCCATCGCCGCCACCCTCGGCCTCACCGCCGAGTACCGCGAATCCGATTTCGCCAAGATCATCCCGTCCATCCAGGGCGGCACCTTCAATGTCGGCATGTCGTCGTTCACCGACACCAAGGAACGTGAGCAGACCGTCGACTTCGTGACCTACTTCTCCGCGGGTACTCAGTGGGCGCAGAAGCCGGGTGCCGGCATCGATCCCACCAACGCCTGCGGCAAGAAGGTCGCCGTGCAGGCCACCACTTACCAGGAGACCGACGAACTGCCGGCCAAGAGCGCGGCGTGTACCGAGGCCGGCAATCCGCCCATCGAGATCATCCCGTTCGACGGCCAGGATGCTGCCACCAACGCGGTGGTGCTGGGCCAGGCCGACGCCATGTCGGCCGACTCCCCGGTCACCGCGTATGCCATCAAGCAGAGCGACGGCAAGCTCGAAGCGGCCGGCGAGCTGTTCGACGCCGCACCCTACGGCTGGCCGGTGGCCAAGGGTTCTGCGCTGGCACAGTCATTGCAGCAAGCCCTCGAGCACCTGATCGAGAACGGTGAGTACGAGAAGATCTCCACCGACTGGGGCGTCGAAGAAGGCATGATCGACAAGCCGGTCATCAACGGGGCGATCAGCTGA
- a CDS encoding amino acid ABC transporter permease, producing the protein MSVDAPPSPTGPAAINAVPLRHPWRWVAAAVILILAALFIYGAATNPAYGWSTYIEYLFNERVLMVGLVNTLQLTVYSMVLAILLGILLAVMRLSPNPVFSYVAWVYLWIFRGTPVYVQLVFWGLLPTIYQNIQLGVPFGPSLLHFNLQALSFPFALAIIGLALNEAAYMAEIIRAGISSVPEGQLEASTALGMSWGLAMRRTVLPQAMRVIIPPTGNEVISMLKTTSLVTAVPFALDLYGITSREIAARIFEPVPLLLVAATWYLVVTSVLMVGQYYLEKHFSRGASRKLTAKQLEALAKAQMGEQP; encoded by the coding sequence ATGAGTGTTGACGCGCCGCCTTCACCCACCGGTCCTGCTGCCATAAACGCGGTTCCGCTTCGGCATCCATGGCGGTGGGTGGCGGCGGCCGTCATCCTCATCTTGGCGGCCCTGTTCATCTACGGGGCGGCCACCAACCCGGCCTATGGCTGGTCGACCTACATCGAGTACCTGTTCAACGAACGGGTTCTGATGGTCGGCCTGGTCAACACCTTGCAACTGACCGTGTACTCGATGGTGCTGGCCATCCTGCTGGGCATCCTGCTGGCGGTGATGCGACTGTCGCCCAACCCGGTCTTCAGTTACGTCGCGTGGGTATATCTGTGGATCTTCCGCGGTACCCCGGTGTACGTGCAGCTGGTGTTCTGGGGTCTGCTGCCGACCATCTACCAGAACATCCAGCTGGGTGTTCCGTTCGGTCCGTCGCTGCTGCACTTCAACCTGCAGGCGTTGTCATTCCCGTTCGCGCTGGCCATCATCGGCCTGGCCCTCAACGAGGCCGCGTACATGGCCGAGATCATCCGTGCCGGCATCAGTTCGGTTCCCGAGGGGCAGCTGGAAGCCTCGACGGCACTGGGCATGTCATGGGGCCTGGCGATGCGCCGCACCGTACTGCCCCAGGCGATGCGGGTGATCATTCCGCCCACCGGCAACGAGGTCATCAGCATGCTGAAGACCACCTCGCTGGTCACCGCGGTGCCCTTCGCGCTGGACCTCTACGGCATCACCTCACGTGAAATCGCTGCGCGCATCTTCGAACCCGTGCCACTTCTGCTGGTGGCTGCCACCTGGTACCTGGTGGTCACCAGTGTCCTCATGGTCGGGCAGTACTACCTGGAGAAGCACTTCTCCCGCGGCGCGTCACGCAAGCTCACCGCCAAGCAACTCGAGGCGCTCGCCAAAGCGCAGATGGGGGAGCAGCCGTGA
- a CDS encoding amino acid ABC transporter ATP-binding protein translates to MTLMVKAESVCKDFGALKVLKGVTLEVERGQVLVLVGPSGSGKSTFLRCINHLEQVNAGRLYVDGDLIGYRERGGRLHEMSPRDAAKQRRDIGMVFQHFNLFPHRTVLENIIEAPMQVKGVKRSAAIERAKDLLGQVGLSAKADAYPAQLSGGQQQRVAIARALAMSPKLMLFDEPTSALDPELVGEVLGVMKKLASEGMTMVVVTHEMGFAREVADQLVFMDGGVIVESGDPREVLSNPRHERTKAFLSKVM, encoded by the coding sequence GTGACGCTGATGGTCAAAGCCGAGTCGGTGTGCAAGGACTTCGGTGCGCTCAAGGTGCTCAAGGGCGTCACGCTCGAGGTGGAGCGTGGCCAGGTGTTGGTGCTGGTGGGTCCGTCGGGTTCGGGCAAGTCCACGTTCCTGCGGTGCATCAACCACTTGGAACAGGTCAACGCCGGGCGGCTCTATGTCGACGGTGACCTCATCGGATATCGCGAGCGTGGCGGCAGGCTGCACGAGATGTCGCCGCGCGACGCCGCCAAACAGCGCCGCGACATCGGGATGGTGTTCCAGCACTTCAACCTGTTCCCGCATCGCACGGTTCTGGAGAACATCATCGAGGCGCCCATGCAGGTCAAGGGCGTCAAGAGGAGCGCGGCCATCGAGAGGGCCAAGGACCTGCTCGGCCAGGTGGGATTGTCGGCCAAAGCCGATGCCTACCCCGCCCAGCTGTCGGGCGGCCAGCAGCAGCGCGTCGCGATCGCCAGAGCACTGGCCATGAGCCCCAAGCTGATGCTGTTCGACGAGCCCACCTCGGCGCTGGATCCCGAACTGGTGGGTGAGGTGCTCGGCGTCATGAAGAAGCTGGCGTCCGAGGGCATGACGATGGTGGTGGTCACCCACGAAATGGGTTTCGCGCGCGAGGTGGCCGACCAACTGGTGTTCATGGACGGCGGAGTCATCGTTGAGTCCGGTGACCCGCGCGAGGTGCTCAGCAATCCGCGCCACGAACGCACAAAAGCGTTCCTGTCCAAGGTGATGTAG
- a CDS encoding bifunctional serine/threonine-protein kinase/transporter substrate-binding domain-containing protein, whose protein sequence is MGEVYRARDTRTDRIVALKVLPPHLAADKVFQQRFRRESQAAAGVNDPHVVPIHGYGEIDGRLYLDMRLIEGMTLGAILGQRDGPLSPELAVTVVEQVASALDGAHAAGLVHRDVKPSNILISEREFVYLIDFGLARTASDPGLTTAGSTLGTLAYMAPERFSGGPADPRSDIYALTCVLYECLTGSRPYPDDSLEQQIAGHMVTPPPRPSDTHRKLAAFDAVIAKGMAKEPGKRYRSASELAAAARRAADTPPPRIGQRRPRHSAHRAPARTGRRPRSRTFVVVGVSVVLVAVSAFTAWQVRTGSHGATRSAGVAESTAPPGDAGPGVVPAIAATLPADVSATGRLVVGVNVPYAPNEFRDTSGELVGFDVDLMNAVARVLGLEPDYRETAFETIMPSVQSGAFDLGMSSVTDTRAREESVDFVTYFEAGTLWAQRPGGGVDPDDACGLRVGVAFGTLQETDEIPAKSDTCVAAGRSPVEKVIYTSQDDVTAALMSGAVDAMSADSPVTGFAVKLSGGSLEIAGEVFDSAPYGWPVEKGSPLAESLRQALEHIMVTGEYRTIATMWGVEKGMIDEPMINGASK, encoded by the coding sequence ATGGGTGAGGTCTACCGGGCCCGGGACACCCGCACGGACCGGATAGTCGCGTTGAAGGTGCTGCCACCCCATCTGGCTGCCGACAAGGTGTTCCAGCAGCGGTTTCGCCGGGAGTCGCAGGCCGCTGCCGGCGTCAACGACCCGCATGTGGTCCCCATCCACGGCTATGGCGAGATCGACGGCCGGCTGTATCTGGACATGCGGTTGATCGAGGGAATGACCCTTGGCGCCATCCTCGGCCAGCGCGACGGCCCGCTGTCGCCCGAGCTGGCAGTCACCGTTGTCGAGCAGGTGGCCTCGGCTCTGGACGGCGCACATGCGGCCGGTCTGGTGCACCGCGACGTCAAGCCGTCCAACATCCTGATCTCCGAGCGCGAGTTCGTCTACCTGATCGACTTCGGTCTGGCGCGCACCGCCAGTGATCCCGGATTGACCACGGCTGGAAGCACTTTGGGCACACTGGCCTATATGGCGCCGGAGCGCTTCAGTGGCGGCCCCGCAGATCCGCGTTCGGATATCTATGCATTGACCTGTGTGCTCTACGAGTGCCTGACAGGCAGCAGACCCTACCCCGACGACAGTCTCGAGCAACAGATCGCCGGCCACATGGTCACCCCGCCTCCGCGGCCGTCGGACACCCACCGCAAACTGGCGGCCTTCGACGCCGTGATCGCCAAAGGCATGGCCAAGGAGCCGGGTAAGCGGTACCGCAGCGCTTCCGAGTTGGCCGCCGCAGCACGTCGTGCCGCAGACACCCCGCCGCCGCGGATCGGGCAACGCAGGCCACGGCATTCGGCACACCGGGCACCAGCCCGGACCGGGCGCAGGCCGCGAAGCCGCACGTTCGTGGTGGTGGGTGTCAGCGTGGTGTTGGTTGCCGTGTCGGCGTTCACCGCGTGGCAGGTCCGCACCGGGTCTCATGGCGCCACCCGGTCGGCGGGTGTTGCCGAGAGCACCGCACCACCCGGTGACGCCGGACCCGGTGTTGTGCCCGCCATCGCGGCGACGCTGCCCGCCGACGTCAGCGCCACCGGCCGGTTGGTGGTCGGCGTGAACGTGCCCTATGCCCCCAACGAATTCCGAGACACCTCCGGGGAGTTGGTGGGCTTCGACGTCGACTTGATGAACGCCGTTGCCCGTGTTCTCGGGCTCGAACCGGACTATCGGGAGACCGCGTTCGAGACGATCATGCCCTCGGTGCAATCGGGCGCCTTCGACCTCGGGATGTCCTCGGTCACCGATACCAGGGCACGGGAGGAGTCGGTGGACTTCGTCACCTACTTCGAGGCGGGCACGCTGTGGGCGCAACGTCCCGGCGGGGGTGTCGATCCCGACGACGCCTGCGGTCTGCGGGTGGGCGTGGCGTTCGGGACGCTGCAGGAGACCGACGAGATACCCGCCAAGAGCGACACCTGTGTGGCGGCGGGGCGATCTCCGGTGGAGAAGGTGATCTACACCAGCCAGGACGATGTCACGGCCGCGCTGATGTCCGGCGCCGTCGACGCGATGTCCGCCGATTCTCCGGTCACCGGGTTTGCTGTCAAGCTCAGCGGCGGCAGCCTCGAGATCGCCGGCGAGGTGTTCGATTCCGCACCATACGGTTGGCCGGTGGAAAAGGGTTCACCGTTGGCCGAATCGTTGCGGCAGGCACTCGAACACATCATGGTCACCGGGGAGTACCGCACCATCGCGACCATGTGGGGCGTCGAGAAAGGCATGATCGACGAGCCGATGATCAACGGGGCATCGAAGTAG
- the macS gene encoding MacS family sensor histidine kinase gives MPDRDPCGPLWRAAQVFRLLSFVYAVGFQVVSNDELDRPVLGWVLFAVLTAWTLAAAVGYLQGFARRTSWVLAELAVVCVLILSTELVASEQWIADNQSLPTTLWATNATISAAILRGPVWGMLAGIIMMAVYAGLKGSVSFDFARNATMVIELAVGLAVGLAAQTARRAHAELERAVRLSAAVAERERLARQVHDGVIQVLALVAKRGREIGGATTELAKLASEQERALRRLISSESVEADDEQVDIRTAIRRRAGDRVVVSVPATAVLLDTAVAEELTAAVHNALDNVAAHAGPAACAYVLVEDLGDMVTVTVRDDGVGIPAGRLEEAASQGRVGISKSIVGRMRSVSGSATLTTDVGGTEWELTVPRE, from the coding sequence ATGCCGGACCGGGATCCCTGCGGGCCACTATGGCGCGCCGCCCAGGTGTTCCGGCTGCTGAGTTTCGTCTACGCCGTCGGGTTCCAGGTGGTCAGCAACGACGAACTGGACCGTCCGGTGCTGGGGTGGGTGCTGTTCGCGGTGCTCACCGCGTGGACCTTGGCCGCCGCGGTGGGCTATCTGCAGGGCTTCGCCAGGCGAACGTCCTGGGTGCTCGCCGAACTGGCCGTGGTGTGCGTGCTGATCCTGTCCACCGAACTGGTGGCCTCCGAGCAGTGGATCGCCGACAACCAGTCCCTGCCCACGACACTGTGGGCTACCAACGCCACCATCTCGGCGGCGATCCTGCGCGGACCCGTGTGGGGGATGCTCGCCGGGATCATCATGATGGCCGTCTACGCTGGGCTGAAGGGGTCGGTCAGCTTCGACTTCGCCCGCAACGCCACCATGGTGATCGAACTCGCCGTCGGGCTGGCCGTCGGGTTGGCTGCGCAGACCGCGCGCCGGGCACACGCCGAACTCGAACGTGCCGTGCGATTGTCGGCGGCGGTGGCCGAACGGGAGCGACTGGCCAGGCAGGTCCATGACGGAGTCATCCAGGTGCTGGCCCTGGTGGCCAAGCGAGGGCGTGAAATAGGTGGGGCCACAACCGAGCTTGCAAAGCTGGCCAGTGAACAGGAGCGGGCGTTGCGCCGGCTGATCAGCTCCGAGAGTGTCGAGGCCGACGACGAGCAGGTGGACATCCGGACTGCGATACGGCGCCGTGCAGGCGACCGGGTGGTGGTCAGTGTTCCCGCCACGGCGGTGTTGCTGGACACTGCGGTGGCCGAAGAACTCACCGCCGCGGTGCACAACGCGCTGGACAACGTTGCCGCACACGCGGGTCCGGCGGCGTGTGCCTACGTTCTGGTCGAGGATCTCGGTGACATGGTGACGGTTACCGTGCGTGACGACGGCGTGGGTATCCCGGCGGGCCGCCTGGAGGAGGCGGCATCCCAAGGGCGGGTGGGCATCTCCAAGTCGATCGTGGGCAGGATGCGGTCGGTGTCGGGTTCGGCGACGCTGACGACGGACGTCGGAGGAACGGAATGGGAGTTGACGGTGCCTCGTGAGTGA
- a CDS encoding response regulator, whose product MVVDDHPIWRDAVARDLAEDGFDVVATADGVAAARRRAAVVHPDVVLMDMSLGDGNGAEATAAVLEVSPGTRVLVLSASAEQEDVLQAVKAGATGYLVKSASKTELVQAVRDTAMGRAVFTPSLAGLVLGEYRRIARRSHAGPEVPTLTDRETEVLRHVAKGLTAKQIAAKLSVSHRTVENHVQATFRKLHLANRVELARYAIEHGLDKDN is encoded by the coding sequence ATGGTGGTCGACGACCATCCGATCTGGCGTGACGCCGTGGCACGCGATCTGGCCGAGGACGGATTCGACGTGGTGGCCACAGCCGACGGGGTGGCAGCGGCACGGCGACGGGCGGCGGTGGTGCACCCCGATGTGGTGTTGATGGACATGAGCCTGGGCGACGGCAACGGAGCAGAGGCCACTGCCGCAGTGCTCGAGGTGTCACCGGGCACCAGGGTCCTGGTGCTGTCGGCGTCGGCCGAACAGGAGGACGTGCTGCAGGCCGTCAAGGCCGGCGCCACCGGCTACCTGGTCAAGAGTGCGTCGAAAACTGAACTGGTCCAAGCGGTTCGAGATACCGCGATGGGTCGTGCGGTGTTCACCCCCAGCCTGGCGGGCCTGGTCCTCGGTGAGTATCGACGCATCGCTCGGCGCTCGCACGCCGGTCCGGAGGTACCCACGCTCACCGACCGTGAGACCGAAGTGCTGCGCCATGTCGCCAAGGGCCTGACGGCCAAACAGATCGCCGCCAAACTGTCGGTCAGCCACCGTACGGTGGAGAACCACGTGCAGGCCACCTTCCGTAAACTGCACCTGGCCAATCGGGTCGAGTTGGCGCGCTACGCCATCGAACACGGCCTGGACAAGGACAACTGA
- a CDS encoding DUF2339 domain-containing protein — translation MSQPHQTALARLSEEFTALSQQVNRVAAQLAEVERTMGVPAAPPPPVAAPTPYYPPPPAYPYPYPVPAPVAFPPSPRPLPPPVAAKSQPREGWIGKLLAVAGVAVTLIGVVLLLVLAAQAGLLAPGVRVAAGGMLAAALVAGAVVFNRRDGGRVGAIALAATGIAAAYMDVVAVTTIYDWVPPVAGLVLASLIGGGGLTLARRWNSEHLAVLVLVPLAVLAPIVADGVTVLLIGFMLVLSAASLPVQVGKDWVLMHAARVAAVTLPLLLALLVASFDTDQNTYLLGGACGIAALLSIISALVLLPGTSRPVGTAVLAAIGVVPALAAAVAVEQLLAVLLSAAVAAVMLAIVMLHRRLPGVTSAVVAIWATVSAVAAVVTVTVAFEGYVEAPVFLALAVVLAVAGRHSALALWAATAFTTLGVLVYTVYAPPGYLVEAAALPVPEALSVLAASVLLIAAAVALSWTAARTSPVIPAVALAVSVYGVTTFTVTFGVLVGGSGGGFLAGHMAATICWVAMAAVLLWHAQRIVDRDARTAPIVAGLALTAAATAKLLLFDLGTLDGMFRVVVFIVVGLVLLAMGAGYAKSLARTDSADSQQRDASPTVTE, via the coding sequence ATGAGCCAACCGCATCAGACTGCCCTGGCCCGGCTGTCGGAGGAATTCACCGCGTTGTCGCAGCAGGTGAACCGGGTCGCCGCCCAGCTCGCCGAGGTGGAACGCACCATGGGGGTGCCAGCCGCCCCACCGCCTCCTGTTGCGGCGCCCACGCCCTACTATCCGCCGCCGCCGGCGTACCCCTATCCGTACCCAGTGCCTGCACCGGTTGCTTTCCCGCCGTCGCCGCGTCCGTTACCCCCGCCCGTTGCCGCCAAGTCCCAGCCGCGCGAAGGCTGGATCGGAAAGCTGCTGGCGGTAGCCGGTGTCGCGGTGACGCTCATCGGCGTGGTGCTGCTGCTGGTGCTCGCCGCCCAGGCCGGGCTGCTGGCGCCCGGTGTGCGGGTGGCCGCCGGCGGCATGCTGGCCGCAGCGCTGGTGGCCGGTGCTGTGGTGTTCAACCGCCGCGACGGTGGCCGGGTGGGCGCCATCGCGTTGGCGGCCACGGGCATCGCCGCCGCCTACATGGACGTGGTGGCGGTGACCACCATCTACGACTGGGTGCCGCCGGTGGCCGGACTGGTGCTTGCCTCGCTGATCGGCGGCGGGGGGCTCACCCTGGCCCGCCGCTGGAACTCCGAGCATCTGGCCGTCCTGGTGTTGGTGCCGCTTGCCGTGCTGGCTCCCATCGTGGCTGACGGAGTGACGGTGCTGTTGATCGGTTTCATGCTGGTGCTCTCGGCGGCGTCTCTGCCCGTTCAAGTCGGCAAGGACTGGGTGCTGATGCACGCCGCGCGGGTTGCCGCGGTCACGTTGCCGTTGCTGCTGGCGTTGCTGGTCGCGAGCTTCGATACCGATCAGAACACCTACCTGTTGGGCGGAGCCTGCGGTATCGCCGCGTTGCTGTCGATCATCAGCGCGTTGGTGCTGCTGCCTGGGACGTCGCGACCGGTCGGCACCGCGGTACTGGCAGCGATCGGTGTGGTTCCCGCGCTGGCCGCGGCGGTGGCGGTGGAACAGCTTCTGGCCGTGCTGCTCTCGGCTGCGGTTGCTGCCGTCATGCTGGCCATCGTGATGCTCCACCGCCGCCTGCCCGGCGTCACCTCGGCCGTGGTGGCGATCTGGGCGACGGTCTCGGCGGTGGCAGCCGTCGTCACTGTCACGGTGGCGTTCGAGGGTTACGTCGAGGCTCCGGTGTTCCTCGCGCTCGCGGTGGTGTTGGCCGTCGCAGGCCGGCACAGCGCGTTGGCGCTGTGGGCGGCAACGGCTTTCACGACGCTCGGCGTGCTGGTGTACACCGTCTACGCCCCACCCGGGTATCTGGTGGAGGCAGCGGCGCTACCGGTGCCCGAGGCGCTGTCGGTGCTGGCGGCCAGCGTGCTGCTGATCGCCGCCGCGGTGGCGCTCAGTTGGACCGCGGCACGGACATCGCCTGTCATCCCGGCGGTGGCATTGGCAGTCAGCGTCTACGGGGTTACCACCTTCACCGTCACCTTCGGTGTGCTGGTCGGCGGCAGCGGCGGCGGCTTCCTGGCCGGACACATGGCAGCCACCATCTGCTGGGTTGCCATGGCCGCGGTACTGCTGTGGCACGCCCAGCGCATCGTCGACCGCGACGCGCGAACCGCGCCCATCGTGGCCGGGTTGGCACTCACCGCAGCTGCCACCGCCAAGCTGTTGCTGTTCGATCTGGGCACTCTCGACGGGATGTTCCGGGTGGTGGTGTTCATCGTCGTCGGCCTGGTGCTGTTGGCGATGGGTGCCGGCTACGCGAAAAGCCTGGCCCGCACCGACTCAGCCGATTCTCAGCAAAGGGATGCCTCACCAACCGTGACGGAGTAG
- a CDS encoding Dps family protein, giving the protein MAATATVNTNRRDAAEVTGFVPSEAFYANLQKVLVDLIELHLQGKQAHWNVVGTNFRDLHLQLDELVDFAREGSDTIAERIRALDGVADGRSDTVAATTSLPQFPAFEHNTTEVVDLITTRIYAAVATLREVHDAVDAEDPSTADILHQLIDGLEKLAWLIKSENRKV; this is encoded by the coding sequence ATGGCAGCCACAGCAACCGTCAACACCAACCGTCGGGACGCCGCCGAGGTCACCGGCTTCGTCCCCAGCGAGGCGTTCTACGCCAACCTGCAGAAGGTGCTCGTCGACCTCATCGAACTGCATCTGCAAGGCAAGCAGGCACATTGGAACGTCGTCGGCACCAACTTCCGTGACCTGCATCTGCAGCTCGACGAGTTGGTGGACTTCGCCCGCGAAGGCAGCGACACCATCGCCGAGCGCATCCGCGCGTTGGACGGCGTAGCCGACGGCCGCTCCGACACCGTGGCAGCCACCACGTCGCTGCCGCAGTTCCCGGCCTTCGAGCACAACACCACCGAGGTGGTTGACCTGATCACCACGCGTATCTACGCCGCCGTGGCAACCCTGCGCGAGGTCCATGACGCCGTGGACGCCGAAGACCCCAGCACTGCCGACATCCTGCATCAGCTGATCGACGGCTTGGAGAAGCTGGCGTGGTTGATCAAGTCGGAGAACCGCAAGGTCTAG